From Nitrospirota bacterium, one genomic window encodes:
- a CDS encoding site-specific integrase yields the protein MARRERNPRGVYEYVKYSVEDFLIVPAVAKVNTGVWYIRYRDRDGKLHRERVGPKGKAIELYGKRRNEIVEGKFRPDAVRARRAVSFKEIAEDFITWGKANKKSWADDVQRLGYWIEHLGTKPAGSVTAQEIETWKTKLTEVRKLKNRKTQACMGTTINRYLASLRSAYYLAMKNGKAEKNPVKGVKFYPERQNRRVRYLSDEEEKRVFAVLKDDERPFVVLALHTGIRLSGLKELLWGDVDFSAGVIDVQEAKGGRNYQVPMNRVVRETLRRMRDERMGALQPTEKGNVAALPSSILQKHAVFPRWQGRRKWIVSKWFEDVIDKTGIEDFTFHCLRHSFASRLVMAGVDLTTVKELMGHRTIEMTLRYAHLSPSHKQSAVERLAGGGSVERSITPSINGTLSTDLAGAKVAS from the coding sequence ATGGCAAGGCGTGAGAGGAACCCGCGTGGGGTCTACGAGTACGTGAAGTACAGCGTTGAAGACTTCCTCATCGTCCCCGCCGTGGCGAAGGTCAACACGGGCGTCTGGTACATCCGCTACCGGGATCGGGACGGCAAGCTACACCGCGAGCGGGTGGGGCCGAAGGGGAAGGCGATCGAGCTTTACGGAAAACGCCGGAACGAGATTGTCGAAGGAAAGTTCAGGCCGGATGCGGTGAGAGCAAGGCGGGCGGTGTCGTTCAAGGAAATCGCGGAAGACTTCATCACGTGGGGGAAGGCGAACAAGAAGAGTTGGGCCGACGACGTGCAACGGCTTGGCTACTGGATCGAACACCTTGGAACGAAACCCGCCGGATCGGTGACGGCGCAAGAGATCGAAACGTGGAAAACGAAGCTGACCGAGGTGCGGAAATTGAAGAACCGGAAGACTCAAGCCTGCATGGGGACCACGATCAACCGCTACCTGGCTTCCCTACGGTCTGCCTATTACCTGGCCATGAAAAACGGGAAGGCGGAAAAGAACCCCGTCAAAGGTGTGAAGTTCTACCCGGAGAGGCAGAATCGTCGCGTCCGCTACCTGTCCGACGAAGAAGAGAAAAGGGTGTTCGCGGTGCTCAAGGACGACGAGAGGCCCTTTGTGGTGCTGGCGCTTCACACGGGCATCCGGTTGAGCGGCCTGAAAGAACTTCTGTGGGGCGATGTGGATTTTTCCGCGGGGGTGATCGACGTTCAAGAGGCCAAGGGCGGGCGCAACTACCAGGTGCCTATGAATCGCGTGGTGAGGGAAACCCTCCGGCGGATGCGGGATGAGCGGATGGGCGCGTTGCAACCCACGGAGAAGGGCAATGTTGCGGCCTTGCCGTCGTCCATCCTGCAAAAGCATGCGGTGTTCCCCCGGTGGCAGGGGCGGCGGAAGTGGATCGTGTCCAAGTGGTTCGAGGATGTGATCGACAAGACGGGGATCGAGGACTTCACGTTCCACTGCCTTCGGCACAGCTTCGCCAGCCGTCTTGTGATGGCCGGGGTTGACTTGACCACCGTGAAAGAGTTAATGGGCCACCGGACGATTGAGATGACCCTACGCTACGCGCACCTGTCGCCATCGCACAAGCAGAGTGCCGTTGAGCGGCTTGCCGGAGGGGGTTCCGTGGAACGAAGTATCACACCAAGTATCAACGGAACCTTGTCAACGGACTTGGCTGGTGCTAAGGTCGCGTCCTAA
- a CDS encoding bifunctional YncE family protein/alkaline phosphatase family protein — MRTTSIMLLSILVFAGCETSNTGGGECDGVAPTAEALRKAGDSDGLFLLPGGRALTPTGRQVTVGGFPVDIRTHPTLPLAYVSNTGYAFRALQVIDVRTGEIVQQLKRKNAFYGLAMSMDGKRLYAAGGDSKLVEAYDIGGDGKVTLAGQVVVGGYPAGIALSADGKILWVGQFLGTNVVEIDAATLTKTREIAVGFGSYGVVVAEQRGELYVTGFRDDKVGVVNLQSGDVATIRVGGGPQGLVLSPDEAMAYVTVSDGHNIVGIDTAVKTVLRTVAIGEPDLLDDGGNPLPGSSPAGIALDSVHGKLIVARAADNAVTLYNASTFIAESAIPVGWYPTAVALADGGKTLVVANGKGIGVGPLVGYKKDDESGKEKMTGTVSLIPLSGLDLPGLTAQAEKNIRRPNQVFPFTCDRKFPVPARAGGETPIKHVVLIVKENKTYDSVLGDLDRGDRDPSLVLFGEDITPNLHSLARRFTLHDNFYNDSETSVQGHLWLTSSFVNDYIERTWLEDYRGSGGFAEDAAMERGQPDFGTFFTHLIKHNVSFTNFGEVVGTLGRESGDTVFNHTDLQFPGVFFNTDVKDEEKARYVARKLVEEGKFPSFVFLLLPNDHTHGTSPGALSPESMINDNDVAMGIVIEAISRSSYWDSTAIFVVEDDPQQGSDHVDYHRSFLLVISPWAKRGYVSSVHTSFPSLFRTFELIFGIPPMNRYDRLATPLWDAFSSKTDPEPYTTIPRTVPDKVNPPRAVGAEFSMRMDFRGPDRNPLLGDVLWWYRKGAPRKGSALEGALAGKGELGEEEEWDDEVERDIYDAGWRYLDEYLKKHPQVKADLRPRFRHAAPRETK; from the coding sequence ATGAGAACGACTTCAATCATGTTGCTATCGATCCTGGTTTTTGCCGGTTGCGAAACATCGAACACCGGTGGGGGCGAGTGCGACGGGGTGGCGCCGACCGCGGAGGCGCTTCGCAAGGCCGGTGATTCGGACGGGTTATTCCTGCTTCCCGGAGGACGGGCGCTTACACCGACCGGCAGACAGGTGACGGTGGGCGGCTTCCCGGTGGATATCCGAACGCATCCGACGCTCCCGCTGGCGTACGTCTCCAATACCGGCTACGCGTTCCGCGCGCTTCAAGTCATCGACGTGCGGACCGGCGAAATCGTCCAGCAGCTCAAGAGAAAGAACGCGTTTTACGGTCTGGCCATGTCCATGGATGGCAAGCGTCTCTACGCGGCGGGGGGGGATTCGAAGCTCGTCGAGGCCTACGACATCGGGGGAGATGGGAAAGTGACTCTCGCAGGACAAGTCGTGGTGGGCGGCTATCCCGCCGGAATCGCGCTCTCGGCGGACGGGAAAATCCTGTGGGTGGGTCAGTTCCTCGGCACGAATGTTGTTGAGATCGATGCGGCGACGTTGACGAAGACGCGTGAGATCGCCGTCGGTTTCGGCTCATACGGCGTGGTGGTGGCCGAGCAGCGGGGAGAACTCTACGTGACCGGATTCAGGGACGACAAGGTGGGCGTGGTGAACCTCCAATCGGGGGACGTTGCCACGATTCGAGTGGGGGGCGGACCGCAAGGGCTGGTCCTGTCGCCCGATGAAGCCATGGCTTACGTGACCGTGTCGGATGGACACAACATCGTGGGGATCGACACGGCCGTGAAGACCGTGCTCAGGACCGTAGCCATCGGCGAGCCGGACCTTTTGGATGACGGGGGGAATCCACTGCCGGGGAGCAGCCCGGCCGGGATCGCGCTCGATTCCGTCCATGGAAAACTGATCGTGGCTCGAGCGGCGGACAACGCCGTGACCTTGTACAACGCGTCCACCTTCATCGCGGAGTCCGCGATTCCCGTCGGCTGGTATCCCACCGCGGTGGCGCTCGCCGATGGGGGGAAAACGCTCGTGGTCGCCAACGGCAAGGGGATCGGCGTGGGACCGCTCGTTGGCTACAAGAAAGACGACGAAAGCGGAAAGGAGAAAATGACCGGCACGGTGTCGCTGATTCCGCTTTCCGGACTCGATCTTCCGGGTCTCACAGCCCAAGCTGAGAAGAACATCCGGCGTCCCAACCAGGTCTTCCCGTTCACGTGCGACCGGAAATTCCCCGTGCCCGCAAGGGCCGGCGGAGAGACCCCCATCAAGCACGTCGTGCTCATCGTCAAGGAGAACAAGACGTATGACTCCGTACTGGGCGATCTTGATCGCGGCGACCGCGATCCGTCGCTCGTTCTCTTCGGCGAGGACATCACGCCGAACCTCCACTCGCTCGCACGGCGATTCACCCTCCACGACAATTTCTACAACGACTCGGAGACATCGGTTCAAGGCCACCTCTGGCTGACGTCGTCGTTCGTGAACGATTACATCGAACGGACCTGGCTGGAGGACTACCGCGGATCGGGTGGATTCGCCGAGGACGCCGCGATGGAGCGCGGACAACCGGATTTCGGGACGTTCTTCACGCACCTCATCAAGCACAACGTCTCTTTCACCAATTTTGGCGAAGTGGTCGGGACACTCGGGCGCGAGAGCGGCGACACCGTGTTTAATCATACGGACCTTCAATTTCCCGGCGTCTTTTTCAATACGGACGTGAAGGACGAAGAGAAAGCGCGCTACGTGGCCAGGAAACTCGTGGAGGAAGGGAAGTTTCCGTCCTTCGTGTTCCTGCTGCTGCCGAACGATCATACGCACGGAACCTCGCCCGGCGCGCTCAGCCCTGAATCGATGATCAACGACAACGATGTGGCTATGGGTATCGTGATCGAGGCCATCAGTCGCTCATCGTACTGGGACAGCACCGCCATTTTCGTCGTGGAGGACGATCCTCAGCAGGGTTCGGATCACGTGGACTATCATCGGTCGTTTCTGTTGGTGATCAGTCCGTGGGCGAAGCGGGGATACGTGAGTTCGGTGCACACGTCCTTCCCCTCGCTGTTCAGGACCTTCGAGCTGATTTTCGGGATTCCGCCCATGAACCGGTACGACCGTCTGGCCACGCCGCTTTGGGATGCGTTTTCGTCGAAAACCGATCCGGAGCCGTACACGACGATCCCGCGGACCGTACCCGACAAGGTGAATCCCCCGAGGGCCGTGGGAGCGGAGTTCTCCATGCGCATGGATTTCCGCGGCCCCGATCGGAACCCGCTTCTGGGGGACGTCCTGTGGTGGTATCGGAAGGGGGCGCCGAGGAAGGGATCTGCACTCGAGGGAGCGCTGGCGGGAAAAGGCGAGCTGGGCGAGGAAGAGGAGTGGGATGACGAAGTGGAACGGGATATTTACGACGCGGGGTGGCGGTACTTAGATGAGTACCTCAAGAAGCATCCGCAAGTGAAGGCGGACCTCCGGCCGCGCTTCCGGCACGCGGCGCCGCGGGAAACCAAATGA
- a CDS encoding NAD(P)-binding domain-containing protein — protein sequence MEKVGVIGSGIVGEVLANGFLKHGYEVMRGSRDKGKLSEWKAKAGSKASAGSFADSAKFGDIIVLAVKGTAAAEAVKLAGVENVAGKIVIDATNPIADEAPVNGVLKFFTGPNDSLMERLQNAAPKANFVKAFSCVGNAFMVNPNFGGMKPTMFICGNSAGAKDEVKSILTRFGWEFEDMGGVEAARAIEPLCILWCIPGLQRGQWNHAFKLLRQ from the coding sequence ATGGAAAAAGTCGGTGTGATCGGTTCGGGAATCGTCGGTGAGGTTTTGGCCAACGGGTTCCTAAAGCACGGGTACGAGGTCATGCGCGGGTCCCGCGACAAGGGGAAACTTTCGGAATGGAAGGCGAAGGCCGGTTCCAAGGCGTCGGCAGGCTCGTTCGCCGATTCGGCAAAGTTCGGCGACATCATCGTTCTGGCCGTCAAGGGCACGGCCGCGGCGGAGGCCGTGAAGCTCGCCGGAGTCGAGAACGTGGCCGGGAAAATCGTGATCGACGCGACCAATCCCATCGCGGATGAGGCGCCCGTCAACGGCGTCCTCAAGTTCTTCACCGGACCGAACGATTCGCTCATGGAGCGGCTGCAAAACGCCGCCCCGAAGGCAAACTTCGTCAAAGCGTTCTCCTGCGTCGGCAATGCCTTCATGGTCAACCCGAATTTCGGCGGGATGAAACCCACCATGTTCATTTGCGGAAACAGCGCCGGCGCGAAAGACGAAGTGAAGTCGATCCTGACCCGGTTCGGATGGGAGTTCGAAGACATGGGAGGCGTCGAAGCCGCGCGCGCGATCGAGCCCCTGTGCATCCTCTGGTGCATCCCCGGCCTCCAGCGCGGCCAGTGGAACCACGCGTTCAAGCTCTTGAGGCAATAA
- a CDS encoding carbonic anhydrase, translating into MRYSKVVALAIFSAALCLPMVHSHASGPTTHVSAKDALKFLQQGNARFVKGKSRHPHSNAARIKETGKGQAPFATIVGCSDSRVPPERLFDQGIGDLFVVRVAGNVCDVDETGSAEYGVDHLGTPLLVVLGHSKCGAVTAVVNKAEVHGSIPQLVDNIGPAVARAKAAYPAAQGDDLLTHAIRENIWQSIEDLLHSPLVRKRVDSGKLMIHGAVYDVESGKVYWLGRHPRQDELLHAVSESAPQEHGSASEEEAEE; encoded by the coding sequence ATGCGATATTCCAAAGTGGTTGCTCTCGCGATATTTTCGGCCGCGCTCTGCCTGCCGATGGTCCATTCCCATGCCTCAGGACCCACCACACACGTTTCCGCCAAGGACGCGCTGAAGTTTCTGCAACAAGGAAACGCGCGGTTCGTGAAAGGAAAAAGCCGCCATCCGCACTCCAATGCGGCGCGAATCAAGGAGACCGGCAAAGGCCAGGCCCCCTTTGCCACGATTGTCGGCTGCTCTGATTCCCGGGTGCCTCCGGAGCGGCTCTTCGATCAGGGTATCGGTGATCTTTTCGTCGTCCGCGTTGCCGGCAATGTATGCGATGTGGATGAAACGGGGAGCGCGGAATACGGAGTGGATCATCTGGGAACGCCCCTCCTCGTGGTCCTCGGCCACTCGAAGTGCGGAGCGGTCACGGCTGTGGTCAACAAGGCCGAAGTGCACGGGAGCATTCCGCAATTGGTGGACAACATCGGCCCGGCCGTGGCGCGCGCGAAGGCGGCCTATCCTGCCGCCCAGGGCGATGACCTCCTCACACACGCCATCCGGGAGAATATCTGGCAGAGCATCGAAGATCTCCTGCACAGCCCTCTCGTCCGGAAGCGTGTCGATTCGGGGAAGCTGATGATCCACGGGGCGGTTTACGATGTCGAGTCGGGCAAGGTGTACTGGCTCGGACGCCATCCGCGGCAGGACGAGCTTCTCCACGCCGTGAGTGAGTCGGCCCCACAGGAGCATGGCTCTGCGTCCGAGGAAGAGGCGGAGGAGTGA
- a CDS encoding ribbon-helix-helix protein, CopG family codes for MKQKQGYTLTAFQIRENELDLVRRTAKEMGVSASEVMRRAVLSFLGTCPTCRRPFKTKGGKHGKA; via the coding sequence ATGAAACAGAAACAAGGCTACACCTTGACGGCTTTTCAAATCCGTGAGAATGAGCTTGACCTTGTGAGACGGACGGCGAAGGAAATGGGCGTGTCGGCGTCCGAAGTCATGCGCCGGGCGGTGTTGTCGTTTCTCGGAACATGCCCGACGTGTCGAAGGCCGTTCAAAACGAAGGGGGGAAAGCATGGCAAGGCGTGA
- a CDS encoding adenylate/guanylate cyclase domain-containing protein yields the protein MDPMKLMNCPITKRSRLSHKDRECIFTSFAGKINKRCFQKVKKDERLLGDLARGVEKEVAIMFADVRDFTRTTADMPPERIVQLLDTILPELLNIIIEKRGGMVDKILGDGIMAAFGHPYSGGADLDQAIRAAADMQVAIDGMGSVFDRLDLPRMRLGIGMNYGKVLVCHIGSKQHSENTFIGSAVNMAAKMEDIALANEVVLAAHATERLRASENPIAKLLEPVDSTRYGSGHTKIRWQEL from the coding sequence GTGGATCCCATGAAACTCATGAATTGTCCCATCACGAAGAGGAGCCGGCTGTCGCACAAGGACCGCGAGTGCATCTTCACGTCCTTCGCCGGAAAGATCAACAAGAGGTGTTTTCAGAAGGTCAAGAAGGATGAGCGACTGCTCGGGGATTTGGCGCGCGGCGTGGAAAAGGAAGTAGCGATTATGTTCGCGGACGTCCGCGATTTCACGCGCACGACGGCGGACATGCCCCCGGAACGCATCGTTCAACTTCTGGATACGATTCTTCCCGAACTCCTGAACATCATCATCGAGAAACGCGGGGGAATGGTCGATAAGATCCTCGGTGACGGCATCATGGCGGCGTTCGGGCACCCCTACTCGGGCGGCGCGGATCTGGATCAGGCCATCCGCGCGGCGGCGGACATGCAGGTGGCCATCGACGGCATGGGGTCCGTATTCGACCGGCTCGACCTGCCCCGGATGCGGCTCGGCATCGGGATGAACTACGGCAAGGTTCTCGTGTGCCACATCGGATCGAAACAGCATTCCGAGAATACGTTCATCGGCAGCGCGGTGAACATGGCCGCGAAGATGGAAGATATTGCCCTTGCCAACGAAGTGGTACTGGCCGCCCACGCCACGGAGCGCCTGCGGGCCTCGGAGAATCCCATTGCCAAACTTCTTGAGCCCGTGGATTCAACGCGATACGGCTCCGGCCATACGAAAATCCGCTGGCAGGAGCTGTAG